The Paenibacillus macerans genome includes a window with the following:
- the rsmB gene encoding 16S rRNA (cytosine(967)-C(5))-methyltransferase RsmB yields MSLEGGVGGGKGGRERGGASKTGAGGGFASKAGGSSASRAGAVRGNAPKGDAGRSSAPNAGTARGAVQKASAGGGAGPSGGAARGQAKPSARSVALEVLTAVEQEGAYSNLLLNGALQKSGLSGPDAGLVTELVYGTIQRLNTIDFFLAPFVTKGLGKLAPWVRNLLRLSFYQLHYLDRIPPHAVVNEAVNIAKKRGHQGISGMVNGVLRNVLRRKEELTLPEDLPPVSRIALAHSHPEWLVARWARQYGIAAAEAICRANNEPPSVSVRVNRARTSREEMLRLMEEQGLAASASPISPDGIIVHSGGNMALTSWYRDGLVSVQDESSMLVAEAVDPQPGMSVLDCCAAPGGKTCHMAEILEGSGEVVANDIHPHKAKLIEDHADRLGLGNVRALSGDAMKLSGRFPPESFDRILLDAPCSGLGVIRRKPDLKWAKTPGDVEEIAGVQEGLLDAVSGLLKPEGILVYSTCTIEPRENAEMVRRFLNRHPEFALAAEEPAGWERRPLAEAAGRVAEGLQILPQDFHSDGFYIARLRKRGGK; encoded by the coding sequence ATGAGTCTAGAGGGTGGCGTTGGCGGAGGAAAAGGCGGCAGGGAACGGGGCGGAGCTTCGAAGACAGGCGCGGGCGGCGGTTTCGCTTCAAAGGCAGGGGGCAGTTCCGCTTCCAGGGCGGGCGCTGTGCGCGGAAACGCACCAAAGGGGGACGCCGGGCGCAGCTCTGCTCCAAATGCGGGCACGGCACGCGGCGCCGTTCAAAAGGCGAGTGCCGGAGGAGGCGCCGGCCCGTCGGGGGGAGCGGCCCGCGGACAGGCGAAGCCGTCCGCCCGCAGCGTCGCGCTGGAGGTGCTTACCGCGGTTGAGCAGGAGGGCGCCTACAGCAACCTGCTGCTCAACGGGGCGCTGCAAAAATCCGGTCTGTCCGGTCCGGACGCGGGTCTTGTGACCGAATTGGTATACGGTACGATTCAACGGTTGAACACGATCGACTTTTTTTTGGCGCCTTTCGTGACGAAAGGGCTTGGCAAGCTTGCTCCGTGGGTGCGCAATTTGCTGCGGCTTAGCTTTTACCAGCTTCATTACCTGGACCGGATCCCTCCGCATGCCGTTGTCAACGAAGCGGTCAATATCGCCAAAAAGAGGGGGCATCAGGGTATATCCGGGATGGTGAACGGTGTCCTGCGCAACGTCCTGCGCCGGAAGGAGGAGCTGACCTTGCCGGAGGATCTGCCGCCGGTCAGCCGAATCGCCCTGGCCCATTCGCATCCGGAATGGCTGGTCGCCCGCTGGGCCCGGCAGTACGGCATTGCTGCGGCCGAAGCCATCTGCCGGGCCAACAACGAGCCGCCTTCGGTCAGCGTCAGGGTCAACCGGGCCCGGACGAGCCGGGAGGAGATGCTGCGGCTGATGGAGGAGCAGGGCCTTGCGGCGTCGGCTTCCCCGATATCGCCGGACGGCATCATCGTACATAGCGGCGGCAACATGGCCCTGACGTCCTGGTACCGGGACGGGCTGGTTTCCGTACAGGACGAAAGCTCCATGCTGGTGGCCGAAGCGGTGGATCCGCAGCCGGGCATGTCGGTGCTGGACTGCTGCGCGGCGCCCGGCGGGAAAACCTGCCATATGGCGGAGATCCTTGAGGGCAGCGGCGAGGTGGTCGCGAACGATATCCACCCGCACAAAGCCAAGCTGATTGAAGATCACGCCGACAGGCTGGGCCTCGGGAACGTGCGGGCGCTGTCGGGAGACGCGATGAAGCTAAGCGGTCGCTTCCCGCCGGAATCGTTCGACCGCATCCTGCTCGACGCGCCCTGCTCGGGCCTTGGCGTAATCCGCCGCAAGCCCGATTTGAAGTGGGCGAAGACGCCGGGCGACGTTGAAGAGATCGCCGGGGTTCAGGAAGGTTTGCTGGACGCGGTCAGCGGACTGCTGAAACCGGAGGGCATCCTCGTTTACAGCACCTGCACGATCGAACCCCGGGAAAACGCCGAGATGGTTCGGCGGTTCCTGAACCGCCATCCGGAGTTCGCTTTGGCGGCGGAGGAGCCGGCCGGCTGGGAGCGGCGGCCGCTGGCCGAAGCCGCCGGCCGGGTGGCGGAAGGGCTGCAAATTTTGCCGCAGGACTTCCATTCGGACGGATTTTATATCGCCCGTTTGCGAAAGCGCGGCGGCAAATAG
- a CDS encoding Stp1/IreP family PP2C-type Ser/Thr phosphatase → MIKTVYLSDVGRVRSVNEDCTWVDRLEQGYTLGVVADGMGGHQAGDVASSLAVETITRDLAGLPGGLSVRDFGEELRKAILHANEVVFRKASEHEEYRNMGTTVVAVLLAGRDGMVGHIGDSRAYKYRRGEIVQLTDDHSLVNELLKSNQISAEEANVHPHRNVVTRALGTDEQVDVDMNRVTLEPGEILLLCSDGLSNYVTPEQMTLTLGLDDLALYDRADRLLQMALHAGGDDNISIALLEQHEDAGSGTKEWNS, encoded by the coding sequence GTGATTAAGACGGTTTATTTGAGTGATGTGGGACGAGTCCGTTCGGTTAACGAGGACTGCACCTGGGTGGACCGGCTCGAGCAAGGCTACACGCTTGGCGTCGTGGCCGACGGAATGGGCGGCCATCAGGCCGGCGATGTCGCCAGCAGCCTGGCCGTGGAGACGATCACCCGGGATTTGGCCGGGCTGCCGGGAGGCTTGTCGGTCCGGGATTTCGGCGAGGAGCTTAGAAAAGCGATCCTCCACGCCAACGAAGTCGTGTTCCGCAAAGCGTCGGAGCATGAGGAGTACCGCAACATGGGCACCACGGTCGTGGCCGTGCTGCTGGCCGGGCGCGATGGCATGGTCGGCCATATCGGCGACAGCCGGGCGTACAAGTACCGGCGCGGGGAGATCGTCCAGCTGACCGACGACCATTCCTTGGTCAATGAGTTGCTGAAAAGCAACCAGATCAGCGCCGAGGAGGCGAATGTCCATCCTCACCGCAATGTGGTGACCCGGGCGCTGGGCACCGACGAACAGGTCGATGTCGACATGAACCGAGTAACTTTGGAGCCTGGGGAAATCCTGCTGCTCTGCAGCGACGGGCTCAGCAATTACGTTACGCCGGAACAAATGACCCTGACGCTGGGGTTGGATGATCTTGCGCTGTACGATCGCGCCGATCGTCTGCTTCAGATGGCTTTGCATGCCGGAGGCGACGACAACATCAGCATCGCCTTGCTGGAACAACATGAGGATGCCGGGTCAGGCACAAAGGAGTGGAATTCATGA
- the rlmN gene encoding 23S rRNA (adenine(2503)-C(2))-methyltransferase RlmN: MKPFIYDYTLEELQDWAVSQGEPAFRGGQIFDWLYVKRVGSFAEMTNLSKSLRQKLDEQFAFVTLQEITKLESKDGTVKFLFGLHDDHAIETVIMKHNYGNSICVTTQVGCKVGCTFCASTLGGLKRNLTPGEIVAQVVQAQKILDAKGERVSSIVIMGTGEPFENYDATMKFLRIMIHEKGLNIGQRHITVSTSGIVPNIYRFADENTQINLAISIHAPNDALRSKLMPVNRRFPFDDVMEALRYYIAKTGRRITFEYALIGGVNDQPEHAEELAGVIKDMLCHVNLIPVNYVPERKYVRTSRNDIFNFQRVLADKGVNVTIRREQGHDIAAACGQLRAKHMESGAR, encoded by the coding sequence ATGAAGCCTTTTATATATGATTATACTTTGGAAGAGCTGCAGGATTGGGCGGTGAGCCAAGGAGAGCCGGCCTTTCGCGGCGGCCAGATTTTCGATTGGCTGTACGTGAAGCGCGTCGGTTCCTTCGCCGAGATGACCAACCTGTCCAAATCGCTGCGGCAGAAGCTGGACGAGCAGTTTGCTTTCGTTACGCTGCAGGAAATTACGAAGCTGGAATCCAAGGACGGTACCGTTAAATTTCTGTTCGGGCTGCATGACGACCACGCGATCGAAACGGTCATCATGAAGCATAATTACGGCAACAGCATCTGCGTGACGACGCAGGTCGGATGCAAGGTGGGCTGCACCTTTTGCGCTTCCACGCTCGGCGGCCTGAAACGCAACCTGACGCCCGGCGAAATCGTCGCCCAGGTTGTGCAGGCGCAGAAAATTCTCGACGCCAAAGGCGAGCGCGTCAGCAGCATCGTTATCATGGGGACGGGCGAGCCGTTCGAAAATTATGACGCCACGATGAAATTTTTGCGGATTATGATCCACGAAAAGGGCTTGAACATCGGACAACGGCATATTACTGTATCAACGAGCGGTATTGTGCCGAACATTTACCGGTTTGCCGACGAGAATACGCAAATCAATCTGGCGATCTCGATTCACGCGCCCAACGATGCGCTCCGTTCCAAGCTGATGCCGGTGAACCGGCGCTTTCCGTTTGACGACGTGATGGAGGCGCTGCGCTACTATATCGCCAAAACCGGCCGCCGGATCACCTTCGAATACGCGCTGATCGGCGGGGTCAACGACCAGCCGGAGCATGCGGAGGAATTGGCCGGCGTGATCAAAGACATGCTCTGCCATGTCAACCTGATTCCGGTCAACTACGTGCCGGAACGCAAATACGTGAGAACGTCCAGAAACGATATCTTTAATTTTCAACGGGTCTTGGCGGACAAGGGCGTCAATGTGACGATTCGCCGGGAGCAAGGCCATGATATTGCGGCGGCCTGCGGCCAACTGCGGGCAAAGCATATGGAGTCTGGTGCGAGGTGA
- the rsgA gene encoding ribosome small subunit-dependent GTPase A: protein MPEGLIVKALSGYYYVKPALAAAEGNVQCRGRGIFKKKGVTPLVGDRVIYTPTENGEGTVDEILPRETELIRPPIANAKLAVLLFSLREPDLNLQLLDKFLVHIEHAGLKTLICLTKGDLLDEEEDEAAESLLRVQKLYRSIGYEVIVTSSATGAGTGEVKARLAGEISVFSGQSGVGKSSLLNAMLGLSLETSEISLKLGRGRHTTRHVELIELENGGYVADTPGFSQLDFLELGVEELSGCFREFAEYAEACKFRGCSHLHEPGCKVREAADRGVIAASRYEHYVQFQEEMKEKKRRY, encoded by the coding sequence ATGCCGGAAGGCTTAATCGTGAAGGCATTAAGCGGATATTACTACGTAAAGCCCGCCCTAGCGGCTGCGGAAGGTAACGTGCAGTGCCGGGGCCGGGGCATCTTTAAAAAAAAGGGAGTTACTCCGCTCGTCGGGGACCGTGTTATTTATACCCCGACGGAAAACGGAGAAGGCACGGTGGACGAAATTTTGCCGCGTGAGACCGAGCTGATCCGTCCGCCGATCGCCAACGCCAAGCTGGCGGTGCTGCTGTTCTCTCTGCGGGAACCCGACCTCAATCTGCAGCTTTTGGACAAGTTCCTGGTGCATATCGAGCATGCCGGACTTAAGACGCTGATTTGCCTGACCAAAGGCGATTTGCTGGACGAAGAGGAAGATGAAGCAGCGGAGAGCCTCCTCCGGGTGCAAAAGCTTTACCGCTCGATCGGTTATGAGGTGATCGTCACGAGCTCCGCCACCGGCGCCGGGACGGGGGAAGTCAAAGCGCGGCTCGCCGGCGAGATCAGCGTGTTCTCCGGGCAGTCGGGCGTCGGCAAATCGTCGCTGCTGAACGCGATGCTGGGGCTTTCGCTGGAAACGAGCGAAATCAGCCTGAAGCTGGGCCGCGGCCGCCATACGACCCGCCATGTGGAGCTGATCGAGCTGGAAAACGGCGGGTACGTGGCCGATACGCCGGGTTTCAGCCAGCTTGACTTCCTTGAGCTTGGCGTCGAAGAGCTGTCCGGCTGCTTCCGCGAGTTTGCGGAATACGCCGAAGCCTGCAAATTCCGGGGCTGCAGCCATTTGCACGAGCCGGGCTGCAAGGTTAGGGAAGCGGCGGACCGGGGAGTCATCGCTGCGAGCCGCTACGAGCATTACGTGCAGTTCCAGGAAGAAATGAAAGAGAAAAAACGGAGGTATTAG
- the fmt gene encoding methionyl-tRNA formyltransferase: MKIVFMGTPEFAVPSLEALLREGYDVAAVVTQPDRPQGRKKVLTPTPVKEAALRHGLPVLQPARMRAPEAVAEVAAYQPDLIVTAAYGQILPKAVLDLPRYGCLNVHGSLLPKYRGGAPIQRAIINGEKETGITLMYMAEGLDTGDMIAKSVVPIEDEDTSGTLFEKLSEAGARLLLEQLPLIVAGKAERIPQNDEESTYAPNLSREDERIDWSASSRDIFNRVRGLVPFAGGFTLWNGEVFKIWSVAKPAEGEASTTASVSAGGSASGQAPGTVLDLSARGIEVKTGDGSVLLTRVQPAGKKAMEAAEFVRGGVMKKGTVLG; the protein is encoded by the coding sequence GTGAAGATCGTCTTTATGGGAACCCCGGAGTTTGCCGTTCCTTCCCTGGAGGCTTTGCTGCGCGAAGGGTACGATGTGGCCGCCGTCGTAACCCAGCCGGATCGTCCGCAGGGGCGCAAAAAGGTGCTGACGCCGACGCCGGTTAAAGAAGCGGCGCTGCGGCACGGGTTGCCTGTGCTGCAGCCGGCGCGGATGCGCGCCCCCGAGGCGGTGGCGGAGGTCGCGGCCTATCAGCCGGACCTGATCGTCACGGCGGCGTACGGGCAAATTTTGCCCAAGGCGGTGCTCGATTTGCCGCGTTACGGCTGCCTTAACGTTCACGGTTCGCTGCTGCCGAAATATCGGGGCGGCGCGCCGATCCAACGCGCGATCATAAACGGCGAGAAGGAGACCGGCATCACGCTGATGTATATGGCGGAGGGGCTGGACACCGGCGATATGATCGCGAAGTCCGTCGTTCCGATCGAGGACGAGGACACGTCCGGCACGTTGTTCGAGAAGCTGAGCGAGGCGGGAGCCAGGCTGCTGCTTGAGCAACTGCCGCTGATCGTGGCGGGCAAGGCCGAGCGGATTCCGCAAAACGACGAGGAATCGACCTATGCGCCGAACCTGAGCCGCGAGGATGAACGCATCGACTGGTCGGCTTCTTCACGGGACATCTTCAACCGGGTGCGGGGGCTCGTTCCTTTTGCCGGCGGTTTTACGTTATGGAACGGCGAAGTGTTTAAAATATGGTCGGTCGCCAAGCCTGCGGAGGGCGAAGCTTCCACTACCGCATCCGTTTCCGCGGGCGGATCCGCGTCCGGACAGGCTCCGGGGACGGTGCTCGACTTGTCGGCACGCGGCATTGAGGTGAAAACCGGAGATGGCTCCGTACTGCTCACCCGCGTGCAGCCGGCCGGCAAAAAAGCGATGGAGGCCGCGGAGTTCGTGCGCGGCGGCGTGATGAAGAAAGGAACGGTATTGGGATGA
- the rpmB gene encoding 50S ribosomal protein L28 produces the protein MARKCYVTGKKPGSGNHVSHANNRNRRSWGVNVQKVRILVDGKPKRVYVSTRALKSGKVTRV, from the coding sequence ATGGCTCGCAAATGTTATGTGACTGGCAAGAAGCCAGGCAGCGGTAACCATGTATCTCACGCAAACAATCGCAATCGGCGCTCTTGGGGCGTAAACGTGCAAAAGGTCCGGATCTTGGTAGACGGTAAACCGAAACGCGTATACGTCAGCACTCGGGCTTTGAAATCCGGTAAAGTGACCCGCGTGTAA
- the def gene encoding peptide deformylase translates to MAIRIIVKEPDEVLHKVAKEVTKITPNVQKILTDMADTMYDAEGVGLAAPQIGILKRMIVVDVGDEHGLIELINPEIVSTEGEQFGPEGCLSIPGYRGDVRRAMTVTVKGLDRNGNEVSYTGSELLARAFQHEIDHLNGVLYTDVAERVYEITPEGEEKE, encoded by the coding sequence ATGGCGATACGTATTATCGTAAAAGAACCGGATGAAGTGCTGCATAAGGTAGCCAAAGAAGTGACGAAAATTACCCCAAACGTTCAGAAAATTTTGACCGATATGGCGGATACGATGTACGACGCGGAAGGCGTGGGACTGGCCGCCCCGCAGATCGGCATTCTAAAACGGATGATCGTGGTGGACGTAGGCGATGAGCACGGGCTGATCGAGCTGATCAATCCGGAGATCGTGTCCACGGAAGGCGAGCAGTTCGGGCCCGAAGGGTGCCTGAGCATCCCGGGTTACCGCGGCGATGTGCGCCGGGCGATGACGGTGACGGTCAAAGGGCTGGACCGCAACGGGAATGAAGTGTCTTATACCGGGTCCGAGCTGTTGGCCCGAGCTTTTCAGCATGAAATCGACCACTTGAACGGAGTGCTCTACACCGATGTGGCCGAACGAGTGTACGAAATTACGCCGGAAGGTGAAGAGAAGGAGTGA
- the pknB gene encoding Stk1 family PASTA domain-containing Ser/Thr kinase yields MIGHELGGRYQVVERVGGGGMALVYKAQDILLNRYVAIKVLRQQFVNDEEFIRRFRREAQSAASLSHPNIVSVYDVGQEDDVHYIVMEFVEGQNLNEIIKERAPLQVEEAVRIASQIADALDHAHQNQIIHRDIKPHNILIGRNGWVKVTDFGIARAVTSTTITQTGSVVGSVHYFSPEHAKGVATGEKSDLYSLGIVLYQMLTGRLPFLGESPISVALKHLQEHFDEPRTVNPMIPQSVENIILKSMRKNPGERYQSAKEMLRDLETCLLPERRMESKLAFIEHDDEDSTRIIPAIRPQAGAKPGGSAKLTRDNPRERDNAAALEERQVPKKKAWGKPALWVGLTLVILLAMAGVAWYLSSLVTVPEVSVPSVVNLQEQDAIAKLKDNGIEVGDIDRKYKDGFAEGVVWEQSKPEGMKVKEGSTVDLKVSIAKPLPKMPTLTTDRMTYDEAVKQLVALGIDEDRISKKEEPSDDKEAGQIIGQSPDPGTEFDPETEEIVLTVSTGPENVKMPNLVNKTQAEAEAEIKKWGLKLAEDGIKEEPSYEVEAGKVTKQWPYAPNDEVPPGSQVTLFVSTGYPPEAITYTYQVPVVPAVEGQKSKISISYGDARGDSQQWGTKTIGKAQYLAVDLVLAPNKNGYVSVTRDGVLLDTYQINYIDAKQGTVPVPEFPASSSEETWGDENTMDQDSGEIPDTGMVQSGNLVSAVSDKVKGKGKGNGKGNKHGH; encoded by the coding sequence ATGATCGGACACGAATTGGGCGGTCGTTACCAGGTTGTCGAACGAGTCGGCGGAGGCGGGATGGCGCTCGTCTATAAAGCGCAGGACATTTTGCTGAATCGCTACGTGGCCATAAAAGTGCTGCGTCAACAATTTGTGAATGACGAGGAATTTATCCGGCGTTTCCGCCGGGAAGCGCAGTCGGCCGCATCCTTATCGCATCCGAACATCGTCAGCGTGTATGATGTCGGACAAGAAGACGACGTTCATTATATCGTGATGGAGTTCGTGGAAGGCCAAAATTTGAATGAAATCATCAAGGAGCGGGCCCCGCTGCAAGTCGAGGAAGCCGTCCGCATCGCGTCGCAAATCGCCGACGCGCTGGATCACGCCCATCAGAATCAAATCATTCACCGCGATATTAAACCTCATAACATATTAATCGGGCGCAACGGATGGGTGAAGGTTACCGACTTCGGCATCGCCCGCGCCGTCACGTCGACAACGATTACGCAGACGGGGTCGGTGGTCGGTTCGGTGCATTATTTTTCGCCGGAGCATGCCAAAGGGGTGGCGACCGGGGAGAAATCGGACCTGTATTCCCTGGGGATCGTGCTCTATCAGATGCTGACGGGGCGGCTTCCTTTTTTGGGCGAAAGCCCGATCAGCGTGGCGCTGAAACACCTGCAGGAGCATTTCGACGAGCCGCGGACGGTCAACCCGATGATTCCGCAAAGCGTGGAAAATATTATTTTAAAGTCGATGCGCAAAAATCCCGGGGAACGTTACCAGTCGGCGAAAGAAATGCTGCGCGACCTGGAAACCTGCCTGCTGCCGGAACGGCGGATGGAATCGAAACTGGCCTTTATTGAACATGATGATGAAGATAGCACGCGAATCATCCCGGCCATCCGCCCTCAAGCCGGGGCAAAGCCGGGAGGTTCGGCCAAGCTGACCCGGGACAATCCGCGGGAGCGGGACAATGCGGCTGCACTCGAAGAACGCCAGGTTCCGAAGAAAAAAGCTTGGGGCAAGCCGGCGTTATGGGTCGGGTTGACCTTGGTCATTCTGCTGGCGATGGCGGGCGTCGCATGGTATCTCAGCAGTCTGGTCACCGTACCGGAGGTCAGCGTACCAAGTGTCGTGAACCTGCAGGAACAGGATGCGATCGCCAAGCTTAAAGACAACGGGATCGAAGTCGGCGACATCGACCGCAAGTATAAAGATGGCTTTGCCGAAGGGGTCGTTTGGGAACAGAGCAAACCGGAAGGGATGAAGGTGAAGGAAGGCTCCACGGTCGACCTCAAGGTCAGTATTGCCAAGCCGCTGCCCAAGATGCCGACGCTGACGACGGATCGGATGACTTACGATGAAGCCGTGAAGCAGCTGGTTGCCTTGGGGATCGACGAAGACCGCATTTCGAAAAAGGAGGAGCCCAGCGACGACAAGGAAGCGGGCCAGATCATCGGCCAAAGCCCCGACCCCGGAACGGAGTTTGATCCCGAAACGGAGGAAATCGTGCTGACGGTCAGCACGGGGCCGGAAAATGTCAAAATGCCGAACTTGGTGAACAAAACCCAGGCCGAAGCGGAAGCCGAAATTAAGAAGTGGGGGCTAAAGCTGGCCGAGGACGGCATCAAAGAGGAACCGAGCTACGAAGTCGAAGCGGGCAAGGTTACCAAGCAGTGGCCGTACGCGCCGAATGATGAAGTCCCGCCGGGCTCGCAAGTTACTTTGTTCGTCAGCACCGGTTATCCGCCGGAGGCGATCACGTATACGTATCAGGTTCCGGTCGTGCCTGCGGTGGAAGGACAGAAAAGCAAGATCAGCATCAGCTACGGGGACGCGCGCGGCGACAGTCAGCAGTGGGGTACCAAAACGATCGGCAAAGCGCAATATCTCGCCGTCGACCTCGTGCTTGCGCCCAACAAGAACGGCTACGTTTCCGTGACTCGGGACGGGGTGCTGCTGGATACCTACCAGATAAACTATATCGACGCCAAGCAGGGGACGGTGCCCGTTCCGGAGTTTCCGGCCAGCAGCTCGGAGGAGACATGGGGCGATGAGAATACGATGGACCAGGATTCGGGAGAGATCCCGGATACCGGCATGGTTCAATCGGGCAACCTGGTCTCGGCCGTGAGCGACAAGGTAAAAGGTAAAGGCAAAGGCAACGGTAAGGGGAACAAGCATGGACATTAA
- the spoVM gene encoding stage V sporulation protein SpoVM gives MKFYTFKLPKFLGGFVKAVLNTFHKN, from the coding sequence ATGAAATTTTACACATTCAAGCTGCCTAAGTTTTTGGGAGGATTCGTCAAAGCCGTTCTAAATACGTTTCACAAAAACTAG
- the rpe gene encoding ribulose-phosphate 3-epimerase — protein MNPIYIAPSILSADFAKLGEEVADVERGGADWLHVDVMDGHFVPNLTFGPLVMGAIAPLTKLPLDVHLMIEKPEEYVPAFAKSGAHLITVHAEACVHLHRVLHLIKEQGVKAGVAINPATPASAVHEVLEDVDLVLVMTVNPGFGGQAFIPGTLSKIRQLKAWKDELGLTDLRLEVDGGISAATAPLVVEAGADVLVAGNAVFGQADRRRAIGEIRESLAGLE, from the coding sequence ATGAATCCAATTTACATTGCGCCGTCGATTTTGTCGGCGGATTTCGCCAAGCTGGGCGAAGAGGTCGCCGATGTGGAGCGGGGGGGAGCCGACTGGCTGCATGTCGACGTGATGGACGGGCATTTCGTGCCGAATCTCACGTTTGGTCCGCTTGTCATGGGAGCGATCGCGCCGCTGACGAAGCTGCCGCTGGACGTCCATTTAATGATCGAGAAGCCGGAGGAATACGTTCCCGCGTTCGCCAAATCGGGCGCTCATCTCATTACCGTTCACGCCGAGGCCTGCGTTCATCTGCACCGCGTGCTGCACCTGATCAAAGAGCAAGGCGTCAAGGCGGGGGTCGCGATCAATCCGGCGACGCCGGCTTCGGCGGTCCACGAGGTGCTGGAGGACGTTGATCTCGTGCTGGTGATGACCGTAAACCCGGGATTTGGCGGGCAGGCGTTCATTCCGGGAACGCTGAGCAAAATCCGCCAGCTGAAAGCATGGAAAGACGAGCTTGGCCTAACGGATTTGCGGCTCGAGGTGGATGGCGGCATTTCCGCAGCGACGGCGCCGCTCGTCGTGGAAGCGGGGGCGGATGTGCTCGTTGCCGGCAACGCGGTGTTTGGCCAAGCCGACCGCCGCAGGGCGATCGGAGAAATCCGGGAGAGCCTGGCCGGTTTGGAATAG